From a single Sediminibacterium sp. KACHI17 genomic region:
- the polA gene encoding DNA polymerase I produces the protein MSKKLFLLDAMALIYRAYYALIRNPRITSKGRNTNAQFGFTNTLFDLINKEKPTHLAVCFDTHAPTERHTDFTDYKANRQEAPEDLLDSIPDIQRIIRGFNIPVVEMDGYEADDVIGTVAWQAADKGYEVYMVTPDKDYGQLLIHPGVYIYKPPAYGNPEEIVDAAKICEKWDIQRVEQVIDMLGLMGDAVDNIPGIPGVGEKTAAKLLKEYDTLENVLANADKIKGALGEKVRNGADLAIMSKKLATIITNVPVEFHEEDYRLKEWNREALTEVFTELEFKTLGKRILGDEFNAFHAAPQGVQTDLFGNAVDTPKTKSAKEKEPETESVYGSAAEQSGLVADKNIQNTPHQYHLVNDDAAIDALVKDLLQRSEICFDTETTGTDANNVELVGLSFSYQPGEGYYVPCPNDQEKVHHILARFKPLFDATTITWVGQNTKYDLLVLKWYGIEIKGQLFDTMLAHYLIEPEGRRSMDLLSAQYLGYEPVHIEELIGKKGKNQGSMRDVELEKIKEYAAEDADITLQLKQVFVPLLKEKEVVQVFEKVENPLVRVLTDMEFEGVKIDVPFLQDYSKELETEAKRCEESVYAQAGVRFNLASPKQLGEVLFEKLKLDPKAKKTKTGQYATGEDVLLKLANQHKIVDDILGFRELTKLKSTYVDALPEMINPKTGRVHTSYAQAVAVTGRLSSNNPNLQNIPIRTARGREIRKAFIPRETGRVLLSADYSQIELRIVAAISGDPNMCEAFRQHKDIHTATAAKVYGVPENEVTKEMRYKAKSVNFGIIYGQGAFGLADNLGISRTEAKEIIDNYKKEFPNIQRYMDEQVNFAKENGYVQTLAGRKRWLKDINSGNFTVRGYAERNAINSPIQGTAADMIKLAMIKIHQEMGVGKWESKMILQVHDELVFDAVEPEVPKLKELIINCMTTAMPLPNEVPVEAEVGMGHNWLEAH, from the coding sequence ATGAGTAAGAAATTATTTCTGCTGGATGCAATGGCATTGATCTATCGTGCCTATTATGCACTCATCCGCAATCCCCGCATCACTTCAAAGGGAAGAAACACCAATGCACAGTTTGGTTTCACCAATACTTTATTCGATCTCATCAATAAAGAAAAGCCGACGCATTTAGCCGTATGTTTTGATACACATGCACCTACAGAGCGTCATACTGATTTTACGGATTACAAAGCCAACAGACAAGAAGCTCCCGAAGACTTGTTAGACTCTATTCCGGATATTCAGCGCATCATTCGCGGGTTTAATATTCCCGTTGTGGAAATGGATGGATATGAGGCCGACGATGTGATCGGAACAGTAGCTTGGCAAGCCGCCGACAAAGGATATGAAGTGTATATGGTAACGCCCGATAAGGATTATGGGCAATTGCTCATTCATCCGGGAGTATATATTTACAAACCTCCTGCCTATGGTAATCCCGAAGAAATTGTAGACGCGGCCAAGATCTGTGAGAAATGGGATATACAGCGAGTAGAACAAGTGATTGATATGTTGGGGCTGATGGGCGATGCAGTAGATAACATTCCGGGTATACCGGGTGTGGGTGAAAAGACCGCTGCTAAATTGTTGAAAGAGTACGATACGCTTGAAAATGTATTGGCTAACGCAGACAAGATAAAAGGCGCTTTGGGTGAGAAAGTTAGAAACGGCGCAGACCTCGCCATCATGAGTAAAAAACTGGCAACCATTATTACCAATGTACCTGTTGAGTTTCATGAAGAAGATTATCGTTTGAAAGAATGGAATCGCGAAGCACTCACAGAAGTCTTTACAGAGCTCGAATTCAAAACGCTGGGTAAAAGAATTCTGGGAGATGAATTCAATGCTTTTCATGCAGCACCACAAGGCGTTCAAACCGACCTGTTCGGCAATGCGGTTGATACACCCAAAACAAAATCCGCAAAAGAAAAAGAGCCCGAAACAGAATCAGTATACGGATCTGCGGCTGAGCAATCAGGTTTGGTTGCAGACAAAAACATTCAAAACACACCACATCAATATCATCTGGTCAATGATGATGCAGCAATTGATGCGCTTGTCAAAGATCTATTACAACGATCTGAAATTTGTTTTGATACAGAAACAACCGGCACCGATGCGAATAATGTGGAATTGGTTGGTTTAAGCTTCTCTTATCAACCCGGCGAAGGCTATTATGTTCCTTGTCCGAATGATCAGGAGAAAGTACATCATATACTGGCCCGTTTCAAACCCTTATTTGATGCCACTACTATCACGTGGGTAGGACAAAATACCAAGTATGATCTGCTCGTATTAAAATGGTATGGTATAGAAATCAAGGGTCAGCTGTTTGATACCATGTTGGCACATTATCTGATTGAACCCGAAGGAAGAAGAAGCATGGATCTTTTAAGTGCTCAATACCTGGGTTATGAGCCGGTGCATATCGAAGAACTCATCGGTAAAAAAGGGAAGAACCAGGGAAGTATGCGTGATGTGGAGTTGGAAAAGATCAAAGAATATGCAGCAGAAGACGCCGACATCACCCTTCAACTCAAGCAAGTGTTTGTTCCGCTACTGAAAGAAAAAGAAGTGGTACAGGTTTTCGAAAAGGTAGAGAATCCCCTTGTTCGTGTGTTAACAGATATGGAGTTTGAAGGCGTTAAAATTGATGTTCCTTTTTTACAAGATTATAGCAAAGAACTAGAAACAGAAGCCAAGCGTTGTGAGGAGAGTGTATATGCACAAGCGGGTGTTCGCTTCAATCTCGCTTCTCCCAAACAATTGGGCGAAGTGCTTTTTGAAAAACTGAAACTGGACCCAAAAGCCAAAAAAACAAAAACGGGTCAGTATGCAACAGGAGAAGATGTGTTATTAAAATTGGCGAATCAACATAAGATCGTTGATGATATTCTTGGTTTTCGTGAACTCACAAAACTGAAGTCTACTTATGTAGATGCGCTTCCGGAAATGATCAACCCAAAAACAGGTCGGGTTCACACGAGCTATGCGCAAGCAGTTGCTGTTACCGGCAGATTGAGTAGTAACAACCCGAATCTGCAAAACATTCCCATCAGAACCGCAAGAGGAAGAGAGATCAGAAAAGCATTTATTCCAAGAGAGACCGGTCGCGTTTTGTTGAGTGCAGATTATTCTCAGATCGAATTACGCATTGTTGCTGCCATTAGTGGTGATCCGAATATGTGTGAGGCGTTCAGACAACATAAAGATATTCATACAGCAACAGCCGCAAAAGTATATGGTGTTCCTGAAAATGAAGTCACCAAAGAAATGCGTTACAAAGCAAAGAGCGTCAACTTCGGAATCATTTATGGACAAGGGGCTTTTGGTCTGGCAGACAATCTGGGTATTAGCAGAACAGAAGCGAAAGAAATCATTGACAACTATAAAAAAGAGTTCCCCAATATCCAGCGTTACATGGATGAGCAAGTAAATTTTGCAAAGGAGAATGGTTATGTACAAACACTTGCGGGAAGAAAGCGCTGGTTGAAAGATATCAACAGCGGCAACTTCACGGTACGTGGTTATGCTGAACGAAATGCCATCAACTCTCCTATTCAAGGAACCGCAGCTGATATGATCAAATTAGCAATGATCAAGATCCACCAGGAAATGGGGGTAGGTAAATGGGAATCAAAAATGATCTTACAAGTGCACGATGAATTGGTGTTTGATGCGGTAGAACCAGAGGTTCCGAAACTAAAAGAACTGATCATCAACTGTATGACAACAGCCATGCCTTTGCCCAACGAAGTTCCTGTAGAAGCTGAAGTAGGAATGGGACACAACTGGTTGGAAGCACATTAA
- a CDS encoding nuclear transport factor 2 family protein, producing the protein MEATIHKFYTAFQQLDYTTMQSCYTPDAVFSDPVFGLLDGNEVRAMWEMLCKRATDLKLSYGNIQVLDDEYATVEWVAVYTFTQTGRKVVNKIKAHMRFNDGLICEHSDAFPVYRWCRQAFGLTGLLLGWSGYFHKKLQLKAKTGLQKFMNQ; encoded by the coding sequence ATGGAAGCAACCATACATAAGTTTTATACCGCCTTTCAGCAACTTGATTATACCACCATGCAATCCTGTTATACGCCTGACGCTGTTTTCAGTGATCCCGTATTTGGACTATTGGATGGGAATGAAGTTCGGGCCATGTGGGAAATGCTTTGCAAAAGAGCAACAGATCTAAAACTCTCTTACGGTAATATCCAGGTTTTAGATGATGAATATGCTACTGTGGAATGGGTCGCCGTTTACACTTTCACTCAAACCGGTAGAAAAGTAGTGAACAAGATCAAAGCGCATATGCGTTTCAATGACGGACTCATCTGCGAACACTCGGATGCATTTCCTGTATATCGTTGGTGCAGACAGGCTTTTGGTCTTACAGGTTTATTGCTGGGATGGTCCGGCTACTTTCATAAAAAACTACAGTTGAAAGCCAAGACGGGGCTTCAAAAGTTTATGAACCAATAA
- a CDS encoding sterol desaturase family protein: protein MNWEAFFRNLQLIGTRYFVLALIAFMLFYVLFRNKWLYKKIQQRFPKNKDYAREILYSVTTMIIFALVSSIVFTHPRIRPHTTMYTNISEYGWVYYFAAFPIMLFMHDTYFYWCHRLMHHKKIFNYVHLVHHQSTNPSPWAAYAFHPLEAFIEIGILFVFVFTIPIHKTHLLIFFLFMIVYNVYGHLGYELYPKGFGKHWFGRWINTSVNHNQHHQYFKGNYGLYFLFWDRILGTIREDYEARFDEVKERVIPSK, encoded by the coding sequence ATGAACTGGGAAGCTTTCTTCAGAAACCTGCAGCTGATCGGCACCCGCTATTTTGTTCTGGCACTTATTGCATTTATGCTGTTTTATGTTTTGTTCAGAAACAAGTGGCTGTATAAAAAAATTCAACAGCGTTTTCCTAAGAACAAAGATTATGCGAGAGAAATTCTCTATTCAGTTACTACGATGATCATTTTTGCATTGGTTTCATCGATTGTATTTACACATCCGCGTATTCGGCCCCATACTACCATGTACACAAATATTTCAGAATATGGTTGGGTCTATTATTTTGCGGCTTTCCCCATCATGTTATTCATGCATGATACTTATTTCTACTGGTGTCACAGATTGATGCACCATAAAAAGATTTTCAATTATGTACATCTGGTGCATCATCAATCTACCAACCCTTCTCCCTGGGCAGCGTATGCGTTTCATCCATTAGAAGCATTTATAGAAATTGGAATTCTGTTTGTGTTTGTATTTACCATTCCCATTCATAAAACACATTTATTGATCTTCTTTTTATTCATGATCGTTTACAATGTGTATGGACATCTCGGTTATGAATTATATCCAAAAGGGTTTGGTAAACATTGGTTTGGCAGATGGATCAATACATCTGTAAACCATAACCAACATCATCAATATTTTAAAGGGAACTATGGTTTGTATTTTCTGTTCTGGGACAGAATTCTTGGTACCATCCGCGAAGATTACGAAGCGCGATTTGATGAAGTAAAAGAAAGGGTCATTCCTTCAAAATAA
- a CDS encoding DUF2480 family protein, with product MADVIVNKVAESGLISFDLETLYPQQTRKVFDLKDHLFMGLILKEKDFRAALLQIDWNEYKDAAVAITCSADAIIPMWAYMLVVSYLEPVASTVFFGTEEQMIQSLLLKNIDGVNAEEYADKRVVVKGCGDVAIPEAAYVAITQKLRPVAKSIMYGEPCSTVPIYKKK from the coding sequence ATGGCAGATGTGATCGTAAATAAAGTAGCAGAAAGCGGATTGATCAGTTTTGATCTGGAGACCTTATACCCTCAGCAAACCAGAAAAGTGTTTGACCTGAAGGATCATCTTTTTATGGGTCTTATTCTGAAAGAGAAGGATTTCAGGGCGGCGTTATTACAAATAGACTGGAATGAATACAAAGATGCCGCAGTTGCCATTACCTGTTCTGCTGATGCAATCATTCCGATGTGGGCATATATGTTGGTGGTCAGTTATTTGGAGCCGGTGGCATCCACCGTTTTCTTTGGAACAGAAGAACAAATGATCCAGTCATTATTATTGAAAAATATTGATGGTGTGAACGCAGAGGAGTATGCTGATAAAAGAGTTGTAGTTAAGGGTTGTGGAGATGTTGCGATTCCAGAAGCTGCTTATGTTGCCATTACACAAAAACTTCGTCCCGTTGCCAAGAGTATCATGTATGGCGAACCCTGCAGTACTGTACCCATCTATAAAAAGAAATAA
- a CDS encoding peptidylprolyl isomerase yields MSVIQRIRDKGAWIVFAIIALALIAFILQDGVGRGGSAFSNTTTIGKVNGQNIERLDFEEKLAMQERMYGAQGAQRDQLIGSLWNQEVERIVLEQEYKKLGLQVSGKELSDILFGPNSPLRQEFTDPNTGEFKVAEAKQAFAQIKKSTNQEQVNMIQKAYIEPTIEQTLRNKYLSLLQQAAYVPKWLVEKQQADNNAIANISYVYFPYAAIADSAVKVTDADISAYLKKHSKEYQKEEETRSISYVTFDAAPKKDDSLNTLNQLMSLKEEFRTTTDIASFLNRAGTELPYYDSYFGKARMQQPNKDSILNTPVGGLYGPYIDGNNYTIARIVGAKQWPDSAKVRHILISTFNPQTNQVLRPDSIAKKLVDSIETAIKGGADFDALCKKYSEDPGSKDKGGVYDYFPQGQMVIPFNDFAFDKAAGSKGVVKTDYGYHYIEVLGQKNFSPAYKIAYLSKPILSSGETISAASTAAAQFASGAKGKKEFDAAAIKGNLQILTAAEIKQNDFSINGIGQSRTLVRWLYENKTGAVSEPVEVGDKYVVAIITAINPAGTLSPSEARPLVEGFVRNEKKAKQILDTKFKGATLEALATAIGSTVQRADSISFSTPFIPGIGSEPKIIGASFNKSLIGKVSAPIAGGTGVFAVKVESNGARQGTMDAETVKQTLLQGNRVAVFRGVQSLKSAAKIKDNRFKFY; encoded by the coding sequence ATGTCTGTTATTCAAAGAATTCGTGACAAAGGTGCCTGGATCGTATTTGCGATTATTGCGTTGGCCCTGATTGCTTTTATACTTCAGGATGGAGTGGGTCGTGGTGGTAGTGCCTTTTCAAATACTACAACGATCGGTAAAGTGAACGGACAAAACATCGAGCGTCTTGATTTCGAAGAGAAGTTAGCGATGCAAGAACGTATGTATGGTGCACAAGGTGCTCAGCGTGATCAATTGATCGGTTCATTGTGGAACCAGGAAGTTGAGCGTATCGTATTAGAACAGGAATATAAAAAGTTAGGTCTGCAAGTTTCAGGTAAAGAATTATCTGATATCTTATTCGGACCAAACTCTCCTTTGCGTCAAGAATTTACAGATCCTAATACCGGTGAATTCAAAGTTGCAGAAGCAAAACAAGCGTTTGCACAAATCAAGAAGAGCACCAATCAGGAACAAGTGAACATGATTCAGAAGGCTTATATCGAGCCTACTATTGAACAGACATTAAGAAATAAGTACTTGTCATTATTACAACAAGCTGCTTATGTTCCAAAATGGCTTGTAGAGAAACAACAGGCGGATAACAATGCGATCGCTAATATCTCTTATGTTTACTTTCCATATGCTGCCATTGCTGACAGTGCTGTAAAAGTAACGGATGCCGATATCAGCGCCTATTTGAAAAAGCATAGTAAAGAGTATCAGAAAGAAGAAGAGACCAGAAGTATCAGCTATGTAACATTTGATGCAGCTCCTAAAAAAGATGACAGCCTGAATACGCTGAATCAATTGATGAGCCTGAAAGAAGAATTCAGAACAACTACTGATATCGCTTCTTTCCTCAATCGTGCAGGTACTGAATTACCTTATTATGATAGCTATTTTGGTAAAGCCAGAATGCAGCAACCGAATAAAGATTCTATTCTTAACACACCGGTAGGTGGATTGTACGGTCCTTACATCGATGGTAATAACTATACCATTGCAAGAATCGTTGGTGCTAAGCAATGGCCTGATAGTGCCAAGGTTCGTCATATCCTGATCTCTACTTTCAACCCACAAACCAATCAGGTATTAAGACCGGATAGCATTGCTAAAAAACTGGTAGACTCTATTGAAACCGCTATTAAAGGCGGCGCTGATTTTGATGCATTGTGTAAAAAGTATTCCGAAGATCCGGGTAGTAAAGACAAGGGTGGTGTTTATGATTATTTTCCTCAGGGACAAATGGTGATACCATTCAATGACTTTGCATTTGATAAAGCAGCTGGTTCAAAAGGTGTTGTAAAAACAGACTATGGTTACCACTACATCGAAGTATTGGGACAAAAGAATTTCAGTCCTGCATATAAGATCGCTTATTTGTCTAAGCCGATTCTTTCTAGTGGAGAAACGATCAGTGCTGCAAGCACTGCAGCTGCTCAGTTTGCTTCGGGTGCAAAAGGAAAGAAAGAGTTTGATGCAGCAGCTATAAAAGGAAACTTGCAAATACTTACTGCAGCTGAAATCAAACAAAACGATTTCAGCATCAACGGTATTGGTCAAAGCCGTACGTTGGTTCGTTGGTTATATGAAAATAAAACGGGAGCTGTTTCTGAACCTGTAGAAGTTGGCGATAAGTATGTGGTTGCGATCATAACAGCGATCAATCCTGCCGGAACATTATCACCATCTGAAGCAAGACCTTTGGTAGAAGGTTTTGTGCGCAATGAAAAGAAAGCAAAGCAAATTCTGGATACCAAGTTCAAGGGAGCAACATTGGAAGCGCTTGCAACAGCGATCGGTTCTACTGTTCAGCGTGCTGATAGCATCAGTTTCTCTACCCCATTCATTCCGGGTATCGGAAGTGAGCCAAAGATCATTGGTGCATCATTCAATAAATCATTGATCGGAAAAGTTAGTGCTCCAATTGCTGGTGGAACAGGTGTATTTGCTGTGAAAGTGGAAAGCAACGGTGCCCGTCAGGGTACTATGGATGCTGAAACCGTGAAGCAGACCTTATTACAAGGAAACAGAGTTGCTGTTTTCCGTGGCGTTCAATCACTTAAGAGTGCAGCGAAGATCAAGGATAACAGATTTAAATTCTATTAA
- the nadA gene encoding quinolinate synthase NadA gives MNISEAKEQIQQKGFLDIEIDARLDIFAEIERLKKEKNAIVLAHYYQEPDIQDVADYIGDSLGLAQKARETNADLIVFAGVHFMAETAKILNPTKKVLLPDLKAGCSLADSAPAGPFKAFKEKHPDHIVISYINCTAEIKALSDIICTSSNAEKIIESVPKDQPIIFAPDKNLGAYLAKKTGRDMVLWNGACMVHEIFSLEKITKLKVRHPNAKVIAHPECEEAVLAVADYIGSTTQLLKYSQTDNNQEYIVATETGILHQMQQASPNKTFIPAPPNNNCACNDCPHMKLNTLEKLYLCMMYEQPEIIMDETLRLAAKKPMDRMLEISKAAGLIG, from the coding sequence ATGAACATTTCTGAAGCGAAAGAACAAATTCAACAAAAAGGTTTTCTTGACATAGAAATAGATGCGCGTCTGGATATTTTTGCCGAGATTGAGCGACTAAAGAAAGAAAAAAATGCCATCGTCCTCGCTCACTATTATCAAGAACCCGATATTCAGGATGTGGCAGATTATATCGGTGATAGTCTGGGTCTGGCCCAAAAAGCCCGCGAAACAAATGCCGATCTTATTGTTTTTGCCGGCGTACACTTTATGGCCGAAACAGCCAAGATCTTAAATCCAACCAAAAAAGTACTTCTCCCCGACCTTAAGGCAGGATGTTCATTAGCCGACAGTGCCCCTGCGGGACCATTTAAGGCCTTCAAAGAGAAACACCCGGATCATATCGTCATCTCTTATATTAACTGTACAGCAGAGATTAAAGCCCTATCTGATATCATTTGTACCAGTAGTAACGCAGAGAAGATCATTGAGAGTGTTCCAAAAGATCAACCCATCATATTTGCACCGGACAAAAACCTGGGAGCTTATCTCGCTAAAAAGACCGGTAGAGATATGGTTCTTTGGAATGGCGCTTGTATGGTACATGAGATTTTCAGTTTGGAAAAGATCACTAAACTGAAAGTGAGACATCCAAACGCAAAAGTCATCGCTCACCCGGAATGTGAAGAAGCGGTGCTGGCAGTAGCTGATTATATTGGAAGTACTACACAATTATTGAAATATTCTCAAACAGATAATAATCAGGAATATATTGTTGCTACTGAGACAGGAATTCTACACCAAATGCAACAAGCCAGCCCAAATAAAACCTTTATTCCCGCACCTCCGAATAATAATTGTGCTTGCAATGATTGTCCACACATGAAACTTAATACACTCGAAAAATTATACCTGTGTATGATGTATGAACAACCAGAGATCATCATGGATGAAACATTGCGTCTCGCGGCTAAAAAACCAATGGATAGAATGCTGGAAATCAGTAAAGCAGCTGGATTGATCGGGTAG
- a CDS encoding maleylpyruvate isomerase N-terminal domain-containing protein, whose protein sequence is MKFPEPILIIDRIPQLDTKLIELVETLSPEDWKKQTIAPRWKVEDVILHLLDGNIRILSIQRDGYFGVPPKNIHSYQDLLNYLNELNADWITAAKRMSPKLVLDLLKQTSVSVADYLQTIDPFSQALFSVAWAGEEESANWFHWAREYTEKWHHQQQIRLAVGKEKELYSRAFYYPHLNTSMRALPHHYKNFPGTKGEVLSFQITGEGGGIWHLFFDGQQWLQVEDIAVTENLITIDGEIAWRLFTKGISREETRISVQGNKMAGEHLLSMLAVMA, encoded by the coding sequence ATGAAATTTCCGGAACCAATATTGATCATTGATCGTATTCCACAGTTGGACACTAAATTGATCGAGTTAGTCGAAACACTTTCTCCTGAAGACTGGAAAAAACAAACCATTGCACCCAGGTGGAAAGTAGAAGATGTGATATTGCATTTATTGGATGGAAATATCAGAATACTCTCTATTCAAAGAGATGGATATTTTGGTGTGCCGCCGAAAAATATCCATAGTTATCAAGACTTATTGAATTACCTGAATGAATTAAATGCAGATTGGATCACTGCAGCAAAAAGAATGAGTCCAAAATTAGTATTGGATCTATTGAAACAGACCAGTGTATCAGTGGCTGATTATTTACAAACGATAGATCCTTTTTCACAAGCTTTATTTTCTGTTGCTTGGGCGGGAGAAGAGGAGTCTGCGAATTGGTTTCATTGGGCTAGAGAGTATACAGAGAAATGGCACCATCAACAACAGATCCGACTTGCGGTGGGGAAAGAAAAAGAATTGTATAGTCGCGCATTCTATTATCCGCATTTAAATACATCGATGCGGGCATTACCCCATCATTATAAAAATTTTCCCGGAACAAAAGGAGAGGTATTATCATTTCAGATCACAGGTGAAGGTGGTGGTATCTGGCATTTATTCTTTGATGGACAACAATGGTTACAAGTAGAAGATATAGCTGTGACAGAAAACCTGATTACTATCGATGGAGAAATTGCGTGGCGACTTTTCACGAAAGGAATTAGTAGAGAAGAAACAAGAATAAGTGTACAAGGAAACAAGATGGCGGGAGAACATTTGTTATCGATGTTAGCGGTGATGGCGTAG
- a CDS encoding gamma-glutamyltransferase — protein sequence MKKIFFAALFISSFSFAQQTQKPPLHGKNWMAITGKPLAATAGSMIFQKGGNAVDASCAMLAATCTMWDVLSWGGETQALIYNPKTKKVIAINAMGVAPTGATPEFFKSKGMNFPPQYGPLAATTPGTPGGICYMLAEYGTMSLKEVLAPAMDLAAGYPIEAQTANSIERGKDQIKQWPYSKQVFLTHPGEKREAPEAGEIFVQKDLLNTLTKMVEAEQNALNAGKSRKEAIYAAYDRFYKGDIADEFVRGAQEQGGLITKADLANWKPIEEEPLQTNYKGIDVYKLKQWTQGPMLLQALNILENFDLKSMGYNSARYIHTIYQAMNLSFADRDFYYGDSYFPPEEPMKGLLSKAYAKQRAAQIRMDRNDANAGPGDPYPFEGKTNPYISLLKSRGYDVKDTSNKRGFAPTHDQRQTAMLTDAAYKEALWLGTTSVEAADKEGWVVSITPSGGWLPACIAGRTGVGMSQRMQSFVLDSTINPFNVVAPGKRPRVTLTPSMALKDGKPWLSFAVQGGDTQDQNLLQFLLNMVEFGMTVQEASEAANINTNQLWLSLGGNKTSDRAPRAGNLLLHSNTPDWVRKELRSMGYTLSFEDRTSGPINAIWFDWKHGSFWGGSSNHGEDYGIGW from the coding sequence ATGAAAAAAATTTTCTTCGCAGCCTTATTTATTTCATCTTTTTCTTTTGCACAACAAACACAGAAGCCACCCTTACATGGAAAAAACTGGATGGCCATTACCGGTAAACCATTAGCCGCCACTGCAGGATCGATGATCTTTCAAAAAGGAGGAAATGCAGTAGATGCATCCTGCGCAATGCTTGCTGCTACTTGTACCATGTGGGATGTATTAAGTTGGGGAGGTGAAACACAGGCGTTGATCTATAATCCTAAAACGAAAAAAGTGATCGCCATCAATGCGATGGGCGTAGCACCAACCGGAGCAACACCCGAATTTTTCAAAAGCAAGGGGATGAATTTTCCACCGCAATACGGTCCATTAGCCGCCACCACTCCCGGAACACCAGGCGGAATTTGTTATATGCTTGCAGAATATGGTACCATGAGTTTAAAAGAAGTATTGGCACCGGCGATGGACCTGGCAGCAGGCTATCCGATTGAAGCACAAACAGCGAATAGTATCGAAAGAGGAAAAGACCAGATCAAACAATGGCCATATAGTAAGCAAGTGTTTCTGACACATCCCGGAGAAAAAAGAGAAGCACCCGAAGCAGGAGAAATATTTGTACAAAAAGATCTGTTGAATACACTGACCAAGATGGTGGAAGCCGAGCAGAATGCATTGAATGCGGGCAAGAGCAGAAAAGAAGCGATTTATGCTGCATACGATCGTTTTTATAAAGGAGATATCGCAGACGAATTTGTAAGAGGAGCGCAGGAGCAAGGCGGACTCATCACCAAAGCGGATCTTGCAAATTGGAAACCGATAGAAGAAGAGCCCTTACAAACCAATTATAAAGGAATAGATGTTTACAAATTAAAACAGTGGACGCAAGGTCCGATGTTACTGCAAGCATTGAACATACTGGAGAATTTTGATCTGAAAAGTATGGGGTATAATTCAGCACGATATATACACACCATCTATCAGGCGATGAACCTAAGCTTTGCGGATAGAGATTTTTATTATGGTGATTCTTATTTCCCGCCGGAAGAGCCCATGAAAGGGTTGTTAAGCAAGGCCTATGCAAAACAAAGAGCAGCGCAGATTCGCATGGACAGAAACGATGCGAATGCGGGCCCGGGAGATCCGTATCCGTTTGAAGGAAAGACCAATCCATACATCAGCTTATTGAAAAGCAGGGGATATGATGTAAAAGATACGAGTAACAAAAGAGGCTTTGCTCCTACACACGATCAACGACAAACGGCGATGCTTACAGATGCAGCATACAAAGAAGCATTATGGTTAGGAACCACTTCGGTAGAAGCGGCGGATAAAGAAGGATGGGTTGTTTCTATTACACCCAGTGGAGGATGGTTGCCCGCATGCATTGCAGGAAGAACGGGTGTGGGTATGAGTCAACGCATGCAGAGCTTTGTGTTGGACTCCACCATTAATCCATTCAACGTGGTAGCGCCTGGTAAAAGACCACGTGTAACACTGACACCATCGATGGCATTAAAAGATGGAAAACCCTGGTTGTCATTTGCGGTACAAGGAGGAGATACACAAGATCAAAACCTGTTGCAATTTTTACTGAACATGGTAGAATTCGGAATGACCGTACAAGAAGCAAGTGAAGCAGCGAATATTAATACCAATCAATTGTGGTTATCTCTTGGAGGAAATAAAACATCAGATCGCGCACCACGTGCGGGAAATCTTTTACTACACAGTAATACACCGGATTGGGTAAGAAAAGAATTGCGTAGTATGGGCTACACACTCAGTTTCGAAGACCGAACCAGCGGTCCTATCAATGCGATTTGGTTCGATTGGAAACATGGCAGTTTCTGGGGAGGCAGCAGCAATCATGGGGAGGATTATGGGATTGGTTGGTAG